The following proteins are encoded in a genomic region of Streptococcus constellatus subsp. constellatus:
- a CDS encoding TetR/AcrR family transcriptional regulator codes for MSERKISKKSLENLKISNRESNRITKESLEISLLQLLEKKELTKITISELVERAGVSRAAFYRNYDSKEEILQEIFQRTVQKITDKLEQFNMRTELYQVWLFLFKEVKKEARIVSLAIDYNLEKLLTSAVFDMLEQQNYSRKEASTYMNSFWSSAVVSVLIKWIKDGMRVPAEKIASLGLPLFPQRKNGKSSDE; via the coding sequence GAACGTAAAATATCGAAAAAATCTTTAGAAAATCTAAAAATATCAAATCGGGAATCTAACCGAATTACAAAAGAATCCTTAGAAATCTCGCTATTGCAATTGTTAGAAAAGAAAGAGTTGACCAAAATTACCATTTCTGAATTAGTAGAGAGAGCGGGTGTCTCGCGAGCAGCTTTTTATCGAAATTATGATTCAAAAGAAGAAATTTTACAAGAGATTTTCCAACGAACAGTACAAAAGATTACCGATAAATTGGAACAATTCAATATGAGAACCGAGCTTTATCAAGTGTGGCTGTTCTTGTTTAAAGAAGTCAAAAAAGAAGCTCGAATTGTTAGTCTAGCGATAGACTACAATTTAGAAAAACTGTTGACAAGTGCTGTGTTTGATATGTTAGAGCAACAAAATTATTCCAGAAAAGAGGCTTCAACGTACATGAATTCTTTTTGGAGTTCGGCGGTGGTTTCTGTTTTGATTAAATGGATAAAAGACGGTATGAGGGTTCCAGCAGAGAAGATTGCATCGCTCGGACTTCCGCTTTTTCCGCAGCGAAAGAATGGTAAATCGAGCGATGAATAA
- the parE gene encoding DNA topoisomerase IV subunit B → MAKKEININNYNDDAIQVLEGLDAVRKRPGMYIGSTDATGLHHLVWEIVDNAVDEALSGFGDKIDVTIHKDGSLTVADHGRGMPVGMHAMGIPTVEVIFTVLHAGGKFGQGGYKTSGGLHGVGSSVVNALSSWLEVEITRDGTIYKQRFENGGKPATTLKKIGTAAKSKSGTKVTFMPDDTIFSTIDFKYNTIAERLNESAFLLKNVHLSLTDERTGESVDFHYENGVQDFVSYLNEDKETLTPVLYFEGEEGGFQVEVALQYNDGYSDNILSFVNNVRTKDGGTHETGLKSAITKVMNDYARKTGLLKEKDKNLEGSDYREGLAAVLSILVPEEHLQFEGQTKDKLGSSLARPAVDSIVSDKLTFFLLENGELASNLIRKAIKARDAREAARKARDESRNGKKNKKDKGLLSGKLTPAQSKNPAKNELYLVEGDSAGGSAKQGRDRKFQAILPLRGKVINTAKAKMADILKNEEINTMIYTIGAGVGSDFSLEDANYDKIIIMTDADTDGAHIQTLLLTFFYRYMRPLVEAGHVYIALPPLYKMSKGKGKNEVVEYAWTDGELEDLRKKFGKGATLQRYKGLGEMNADQLWETTMNPENRTLIRVTIEDLARAERRVNVLMGDKVPPRRKWIEDNVKFTLEESGVF, encoded by the coding sequence GTGGCAAAAAAGGAAATCAATATTAACAATTACAATGATGATGCCATTCAAGTATTAGAAGGATTGGACGCGGTTCGTAAACGTCCTGGTATGTATATCGGATCAACAGATGCAACTGGGCTTCACCATTTGGTCTGGGAAATTGTTGACAATGCAGTTGACGAGGCTCTGTCTGGCTTTGGTGATAAGATTGACGTGACCATTCATAAAGACGGGAGTTTGACTGTAGCAGACCACGGTCGGGGAATGCCAGTCGGTATGCACGCTATGGGAATCCCAACTGTTGAGGTTATTTTTACGGTACTGCATGCAGGCGGAAAATTCGGTCAGGGCGGTTACAAGACATCGGGAGGCTTACACGGGGTTGGTTCTTCTGTGGTCAATGCGCTGTCTAGTTGGTTAGAAGTTGAAATCACACGTGACGGTACAATTTATAAACAACGTTTTGAAAATGGTGGAAAGCCAGCAACAACTTTGAAGAAAATTGGAACAGCAGCTAAGTCCAAATCTGGTACGAAAGTGACTTTCATGCCAGATGACACGATTTTCTCAACGATTGATTTTAAATATAATACAATCGCAGAGCGGCTTAATGAATCGGCCTTTTTGCTCAAAAACGTTCACCTTTCTCTGACAGATGAGCGAACGGGCGAGTCTGTTGATTTTCATTATGAAAATGGGGTGCAAGATTTTGTCAGTTATCTGAATGAAGATAAGGAAACATTGACACCAGTTCTTTATTTCGAAGGAGAAGAGGGCGGTTTTCAGGTAGAGGTGGCTCTCCAGTACAATGATGGTTATTCTGATAATATCCTTTCTTTTGTCAATAACGTCCGCACCAAGGACGGCGGAACGCACGAGACGGGGCTCAAGTCAGCCATTACCAAGGTCATGAATGACTATGCGAGAAAGACCGGTTTGCTGAAAGAAAAGGATAAAAATCTGGAAGGCTCTGACTATCGTGAGGGTCTAGCAGCTGTCCTTTCGATCTTAGTGCCGGAAGAGCATTTGCAGTTTGAGGGACAGACTAAGGACAAGTTAGGAAGCTCACTGGCTCGACCTGCAGTGGATTCGATTGTGTCTGACAAATTGACCTTCTTCTTGCTGGAAAATGGCGAATTGGCGTCTAATCTGATCCGCAAGGCAATCAAGGCAAGAGATGCACGCGAGGCAGCCCGCAAGGCGAGAGATGAAAGCCGGAATGGCAAGAAAAACAAGAAAGACAAGGGATTGCTGTCTGGGAAATTAACGCCAGCCCAATCCAAAAATCCAGCTAAAAACGAACTCTATCTGGTCGAAGGAGATTCTGCGGGTGGGTCTGCCAAACAGGGTCGTGACCGCAAGTTTCAGGCGATTCTGCCTCTCCGCGGTAAGGTTATCAATACTGCAAAAGCCAAAATGGCAGATATTCTCAAAAATGAAGAAATTAACACCATGATTTACACCATTGGTGCAGGTGTTGGCTCGGACTTCTCTCTAGAAGACGCCAACTATGACAAGATTATCATCATGACCGATGCTGATACGGACGGAGCCCATATCCAGACGCTCTTGTTGACCTTCTTTTACCGCTATATGCGTCCGCTGGTTGAAGCAGGTCATGTCTATATCGCTCTGCCGCCGCTTTATAAGATGTCTAAAGGCAAAGGCAAAAATGAAGTTGTCGAATATGCTTGGACAGACGGTGAGTTAGAAGATTTGCGCAAGAAATTTGGCAAAGGTGCCACGCTGCAGCGCTACAAAGGTCTGGGGGAAATGAACGCCGACCAACTCTGGGAAACCACCATGAATCCTGAAAATCGTACCCTTATCCGTGTCACTATCGAAGACCTTGCCCGTGCCGAACGCCGCGTCAATGTCCTCATGGGAGACAAAGTCCCGCCCCGCCGTAAATGGATTGAAGATAATGTCAAGTTTACGCTGGAGGAGAGTGGAGTGTTTTAG
- a CDS encoding DUF6261 family protein, with amino-acid sequence MTKEYGVISLTVRNLENNEFSQLMTESKEAIAAFNKAHKVESIYTSKLEEMSQHLAKFQEGLHQTKASRLVTSLDQADRERDDALGTLTALVRAFSRVKETATKEAYDTLAGLLKNYAGIAAANYEKETEGINHLLQELKKSTYQTALAKLHLEAHVESLVTAQKQFEEAYKERLTELKGKVPSQSKQLRMQLQEIYDFLLDFTAIMTYAYPERSHYADLRDHLNTIRSRYKKRKAVKKAKEAI; translated from the coding sequence ATGACAAAAGAATACGGAGTCATTAGTTTAACCGTGCGCAATTTGGAAAACAATGAATTTTCCCAGCTCATGACCGAGTCGAAAGAGGCAATTGCTGCTTTTAACAAGGCGCATAAGGTTGAAAGTATTTATACGAGTAAACTGGAAGAGATGAGCCAGCATTTGGCTAAGTTTCAGGAGGGGCTTCATCAGACGAAAGCTAGTCGCTTGGTGACTAGTTTAGACCAAGCCGACCGCGAGCGAGACGATGCTTTGGGGACGCTGACTGCTTTGGTGCGGGCATTTTCACGGGTCAAGGAGACTGCGACCAAAGAAGCCTATGACACCTTGGCGGGCTTGCTAAAAAATTACGCAGGGATTGCGGCTGCCAACTATGAAAAAGAGACAGAGGGCATCAACCACCTGCTCCAAGAGTTGAAGAAATCAACCTATCAAACGGCGCTGGCAAAACTGCACTTGGAAGCTCATGTGGAAAGCTTGGTGACTGCGCAAAAGCAATTTGAAGAAGCATACAAGGAGCGCTTGACCGAATTGAAAGGCAAAGTGCCTAGCCAAAGCAAACAACTCCGCATGCAGCTACAAGAAATCTACGATTTCCTGCTGGATTTTACCGCTATTATGACCTATGCCTACCCAGAAAGAAGCCACTATGCGGATCTTCGCGATCACCTCAATACTATTCGCAGCCGCTACAAAAAACGCAAAGCGGTTAAGAAAGCGAAAGAAGCGATCTAG
- a CDS encoding aminoglycoside 6-adenylyltransferase, with protein sequence MRTESEMLDLILQIAKVIQADAVALSGSRANPNAPKDEFQDYDVVYIVDDLAAMVTDLAWLEAFGKRIIEQHNVLNHRRLYLMLFEDGNRIDLTLCPKKHIKEWVDSEADFTVLDDPKGLFQPYTPTPKRYWTKPASADDFAKSCNEFWWVLAYVVKGIQRQQFVYAVDHLYGICQKELLKLLAWQVAADRGVIDVGKNYKYLFQYLHAEKEEEFAALLDFSSKECLIQSLLSTQQFFHREAQAFSLKTGFPYDKETAEKMIQYTKEKLNLRK encoded by the coding sequence ATGAGAACTGAAAGTGAAATGTTGGATTTGATTTTACAAATTGCAAAAGTCATACAAGCGGATGCAGTCGCTCTATCTGGCTCGCGGGCAAATCCGAATGCTCCAAAGGACGAGTTTCAAGATTATGATGTGGTCTACATTGTGGATGATTTGGCTGCTATGGTAACCGACCTTGCTTGGTTGGAAGCGTTTGGCAAGCGCATCATCGAGCAGCATAACGTACTTAATCATCGCCGTCTCTATCTGATGCTCTTTGAAGATGGCAATCGGATAGATCTGACTCTCTGCCCCAAGAAACACATCAAAGAATGGGTGGATAGCGAAGCAGATTTCACAGTGCTGGATGACCCTAAGGGACTCTTTCAGCCCTATACACCTACTCCCAAACGTTATTGGACAAAACCAGCGAGTGCAGATGATTTTGCAAAATCGTGCAATGAATTCTGGTGGGTTTTAGCCTATGTTGTCAAGGGTATTCAGCGTCAGCAATTTGTGTATGCGGTGGATCATCTCTATGGTATCTGTCAGAAAGAATTGCTGAAATTATTGGCTTGGCAAGTGGCAGCGGATAGAGGAGTCATTGATGTCGGCAAAAACTATAAGTATCTGTTTCAGTATTTGCACGCTGAGAAGGAGGAAGAATTTGCCGCTTTGCTTGATTTTTCCAGCAAAGAATGCCTCATCCAGTCTTTACTGTCTACGCAGCAATTTTTCCACAGAGAAGCTCAGGCTTTCTCTCTCAAGACTGGTTTTCCTTATGATAAAGAAACTGCAGAAAAAATGATTCAGTACACTAAAGAAAAACTGAATCTAAGAAAGTGA
- the parC gene encoding DNA topoisomerase IV subunit A, translated as MSNIQNMSLEDIMGERFGRYSKYIIQERALPDIRDGLKPVQRRILYSMNKDGNTFDKGYRKSAKSVGNIMGNFHPHGDSSIYDAMVRMSQDWKNREILVEMHGNNGSMDGDPPAAMRYTEARLSEIAGYLLQDIEKDTVPFAWNFDDTEKEPTVLPATFPNLLVNGATGISAGYATDIPPHNLAEVIDAVVYMIDHPKAKVDKLMEFLPGPDFPTGAIVQGRDEIKKAYETGKGRVVVRSRTEIEKLKGGKEQIVVTEIPYEINKAVLVKKIDDVRVNSKVAGIAEVRDESDRDGLRIAIELKKDANTELILNYLFKYTDLQVNYNFNMVAIDHFTPRLVGIVPILTSYIAHRKEIILARSRFDKTKAEKRLHIVEGLIRVISILDEVIALIRASENKSDAKENLKVSYDFTEEQAEAIVTLQLYRLTNTDVVVLEEEEAELRDKIAMLSAIIGDERTMYNLMKRELRDVKKKFGNPRLSELQDTANAIEIDTASLIVEEETFVSVTRGGYLKRTSPRSFNSSTVDEVGKRDDDRLVFVSSAKTTQHLLIFTNLGNVIYRPIHELADIRWKEIGEHLSQTITNFETNEEVIYTELVDNFDEGTYFAVTKLGQIKRVERREFSPWRTYKSKSIKFAKLKNEDDQIITLSPIKLDDVMLVTKNGYALRFNIEEVPIVGAKAAGVKAINLKKDDVLATAFIANTDSLYILTQRGALKRMAVADIPVTSRANRGLQVLRDLKSKPHRVFQAGSVFGEQPAELDLFSSDNPAAEEEQILSIVSSKGTTYEVNLADLGLSERTSNGSFISDTISDEEVFSANLK; from the coding sequence ATGTCTAATATTCAAAACATGTCTTTAGAAGACATTATGGGAGAGCGTTTTGGGCGCTACTCCAAATATATCATTCAGGAGCGGGCTTTGCCCGACATTCGTGACGGACTGAAGCCCGTGCAGCGTCGTATTCTTTATTCTATGAATAAGGACGGCAATACCTTTGACAAGGGCTACCGCAAGTCTGCAAAGTCTGTCGGAAACATTATGGGGAATTTTCACCCGCATGGTGACAGCTCCATTTACGACGCCATGGTCCGCATGTCTCAGGATTGGAAGAACCGCGAGATTTTAGTGGAAATGCACGGAAATAATGGTTCTATGGACGGTGATCCGCCAGCCGCTATGCGGTACACTGAGGCTCGCTTGTCTGAGATTGCCGGCTACCTTTTGCAAGACATCGAAAAGGACACCGTACCTTTTGCTTGGAACTTTGACGATACGGAGAAAGAACCAACTGTATTGCCTGCTACTTTTCCAAATCTTTTGGTTAATGGTGCGACGGGAATTTCTGCTGGTTATGCGACAGACATTCCGCCTCACAATCTGGCTGAAGTCATCGATGCAGTGGTCTACATGATTGATCATCCCAAAGCCAAGGTGGACAAACTCATGGAATTTCTGCCAGGTCCTGACTTCCCAACGGGAGCCATTGTACAAGGGCGAGATGAGATTAAGAAAGCCTATGAGACTGGAAAGGGTCGCGTCGTCGTGCGTTCTCGGACGGAAATTGAAAAGCTCAAAGGTGGCAAAGAGCAGATCGTTGTGACAGAGATTCCCTATGAGATTAACAAGGCGGTCTTGGTCAAGAAAATTGACGATGTGCGGGTCAATAGCAAGGTAGCTGGTATTGCAGAAGTGCGGGATGAGTCTGACCGCGATGGGCTTCGTATTGCCATTGAGCTGAAAAAGGATGCCAATACCGAGCTGATTCTCAACTATCTTTTCAAGTACACTGATTTGCAAGTTAATTACAATTTCAACATGGTGGCCATTGATCATTTCACGCCACGTTTGGTAGGAATTGTACCAATCTTGACCAGCTACATTGCTCACCGCAAGGAGATTATTCTGGCTCGCAGCCGTTTTGACAAGACCAAGGCTGAGAAGCGCTTGCATATCGTAGAAGGTTTGATTCGAGTGATTTCTATCTTGGATGAAGTGATTGCGCTCATTCGTGCATCGGAAAATAAATCAGATGCGAAGGAAAATCTCAAAGTCAGCTATGATTTTACCGAGGAGCAGGCTGAAGCCATTGTCACCCTCCAACTTTATCGCTTAACCAATACTGACGTAGTCGTTCTGGAGGAGGAAGAAGCAGAACTGCGCGATAAAATTGCGATGCTTTCTGCTATTATCGGCGATGAGCGCACCATGTATAACCTCATGAAGCGTGAGCTCCGCGATGTCAAAAAGAAATTTGGTAATCCTCGTCTTAGTGAATTGCAAGATACGGCAAATGCCATCGAGATTGATACAGCAAGTCTGATTGTGGAAGAAGAAACTTTTGTTAGCGTCACTCGTGGCGGTTACCTCAAACGCACTAGTCCGCGCTCTTTCAATTCATCAACAGTTGATGAGGTCGGTAAGCGGGATGATGATCGTCTGGTTTTTGTCAGCTCGGCGAAAACTACTCAGCATCTTTTGATTTTTACCAACCTTGGCAATGTCATCTATCGACCGATTCATGAACTGGCAGACATTCGCTGGAAAGAAATCGGGGAACACCTCAGTCAGACTATTACTAATTTTGAGACGAATGAAGAAGTCATCTATACAGAATTGGTTGATAATTTTGACGAAGGAACTTATTTTGCGGTAACAAAACTAGGGCAAATCAAGCGCGTAGAGCGAAGAGAATTTAGTCCTTGGCGAACCTATAAGTCCAAGTCTATCAAGTTTGCTAAACTAAAAAATGAAGACGATCAAATTATCACCCTCTCTCCAATCAAGCTGGACGATGTCATGTTAGTGACTAAGAACGGTTATGCTCTTCGGTTCAATATCGAAGAAGTACCAATTGTGGGTGCCAAGGCAGCGGGTGTCAAAGCTATCAATCTCAAAAAAGATGATGTCCTAGCTACTGCTTTTATTGCCAATACTGATTCACTTTATATCTTGACTCAGAGAGGAGCGCTCAAGCGAATGGCAGTTGCAGACATTCCTGTGACTAGTCGAGCGAATCGTGGCTTGCAAGTGTTGCGCGATCTGAAGTCCAAGCCACATCGTGTCTTTCAAGCAGGTTCTGTCTTTGGGGAGCAGCCTGCAGAACTAGATCTCTTCAGTTCAGACAATCCAGCAGCAGAAGAAGAGCAGATCCTTTCTATTGTATCCAGCAAAGGAACGACTTACGAGGTGAATCTAGCTGATCTTGGTTTATCTGAAAGAACCAGCAATGGTAGTTTTATCTCAGATACCATTTCTGATGAAGAAGTGTTTTCTGCGAATCTTAAATAA
- the plsY gene encoding glycerol-3-phosphate 1-O-acyltransferase PlsY produces the protein MIKIVFTLIAAYLIGSIPAGLWIGQVFYKKNLREYGSGNTGTTNTFRVLGKKAGIITFIFDFFKGTFATLLPFFLHINGISPLVFGLLAVLGHTFPIFAEFKGGKAVATSAGVILGFSPTFFTYLAVIFFSCLYLTSMISFSSVTAAASAILGALIFPLFGFLLPRYDVLFTVIVLALALIIIVRHKDNIQRIRMKQENLIPFGLNITKQQPKQK, from the coding sequence ATGATAAAGATAGTTTTTACATTGATAGCAGCTTATTTGATTGGTTCAATCCCTGCCGGGCTTTGGATTGGACAAGTATTTTACAAGAAAAATCTCCGCGAATACGGCAGCGGAAATACAGGGACGACCAATACCTTTCGTGTCCTTGGAAAAAAAGCAGGCATCATCACCTTTATTTTTGACTTTTTTAAAGGGACATTTGCGACACTATTGCCATTTTTCCTTCATATCAACGGTATTTCTCCTCTCGTTTTTGGACTTTTAGCCGTTCTTGGGCATACCTTCCCCATTTTTGCTGAATTTAAAGGCGGTAAAGCCGTGGCAACCAGTGCAGGTGTCATTCTGGGCTTCTCACCGACTTTCTTCACTTATTTAGCTGTCATCTTTTTCAGCTGCTTGTATCTGACTAGTATGATTTCCTTTTCAAGTGTGACAGCTGCTGCCTCCGCTATTCTGGGAGCCTTAATTTTCCCACTATTTGGCTTTCTTTTACCACGTTATGATGTACTCTTTACCGTAATTGTACTCGCATTAGCGCTCATCATTATCGTCCGACACAAAGATAATATCCAGCGAATTCGGATGAAACAAGAAAACCTCATTCCCTTCGGATTGAATATCACAAAACAACAACCCAAACAGAAATAA
- a CDS encoding deoxycytidylate deaminase, with the protein MVKKRLAWDEYFAAQALLIANRSTCKRASVGAVIVKENKVISTGYNGSVSGTEHCIDHECLMVDGHCVRTLHAEVNAILQGAERGIPKGFTVYVTHFPCLNCTKQLLQVGCKRVVYINQYRMDDYARYLYSEKKVELVHLPIEKVKEAISEIDLI; encoded by the coding sequence ATGGTTAAAAAAAGATTGGCTTGGGATGAATATTTTGCAGCGCAAGCTCTCTTGATTGCTAATCGCTCAACCTGCAAGCGAGCAAGTGTAGGAGCGGTTATTGTAAAGGAGAACAAAGTTATTTCAACAGGATATAATGGTTCTGTTTCAGGAACGGAGCACTGTATTGATCATGAATGTTTGATGGTTGATGGGCATTGTGTGAGAACCTTACATGCAGAAGTGAATGCGATTTTACAAGGTGCAGAGCGTGGAATCCCGAAAGGTTTTACTGTTTATGTCACGCATTTCCCTTGCCTCAATTGTACTAAGCAGCTTTTACAAGTTGGTTGCAAGCGAGTGGTGTATATCAATCAATACCGTATGGATGATTATGCGCGTTATTTATATAGCGAAAAGAAAGTCGAGCTAGTACATTTGCCAATTGAAAAAGTAAAAGAAGCAATTTCGGAGATTGATTTAATATAA